A window of Sphingorhabdus lacus contains these coding sequences:
- a CDS encoding TlpA family protein disulfide reductase, producing MRLLIALVLLVLAGCDTGTSPKGQVQADSPTDNAKSAKADVGLESANGMRATLSYASAGQKAPMAVFADAKGGDVTLSDFAGRPVLVNFWATWCAPCKAEMPTLDALASLEKGRMAVIAVSQDLEGRPPVDAFFAKAAIKNLEAYTDSDNALLAAFNNQLALPTTILYDSEGREVWRVIGGVEWDDAEMAKLLREAA from the coding sequence ATGCGCTTGTTAATCGCCTTAGTCCTTCTCGTTCTGGCCGGGTGCGATACGGGAACATCGCCGAAGGGGCAAGTGCAAGCCGATTCACCGACCGATAATGCCAAATCGGCAAAAGCGGACGTAGGTCTGGAAAGCGCCAATGGCATGCGTGCGACGCTCAGTTACGCATCGGCAGGTCAAAAGGCACCCATGGCTGTTTTTGCCGATGCAAAAGGCGGAGATGTGACCTTGTCTGATTTTGCCGGTCGTCCGGTGTTGGTGAATTTCTGGGCGACATGGTGTGCGCCGTGCAAAGCGGAAATGCCCACATTGGATGCTTTAGCTTCCTTGGAAAAAGGACGCATGGCGGTGATTGCGGTGTCGCAGGATCTCGAGGGGCGCCCGCCCGTGGACGCTTTCTTTGCGAAAGCGGCCATCAAAAATCTGGAGGCTTATACCGACAGCGACAATGCACTTCTTGCGGCATTCAACAACCAACTCGCTTTGCCCACCACCATTTTATATGATTCCGAGGGCCGCGAAGTTTGGCGTGTGATTGGCGGTGTGG
- the argH gene encoding argininosuccinate lyase, translated as MSDSNSMWGGRFGEGPGDIMREINASIPFDKRLWQEDIAGSKAHAQMLAAKGIISSADESAIQQGLSTIHAEYEANGVPEDWTLEDIHMVTETRLRELVGEPAARLHTARSRNDQVATDFRLWVRAAIGQIDTGLRAFQSTLVMRADEHAESIMPGFTHLQVAQPVTLGHHLMAYYEMAKRDRSRFADCANRLNHSPLGAAALAGTSFPIDRAATAKSLGFDGPMANSLDAVSDRDFALEFLTCATQTALHLSRLAEEMILWASQPFGFIALPDAWSTGSSIMPQKRNPDAAELVRGHAGRIMGCMTSLMVTMKGLPLAYSKDMQDDKPPVFEAYDLLALSIAAMTGMVGNVSFKTERMRDVASSGFSTATDLADWLVREHGMPFREAHHVTGSVVKATEARGIGLEAVSVDDLAAVHPPLAGCTLPDLSVEGSVASRTSAGGTAPLRVREAIAVARKELEA; from the coding sequence ATGTCAGATTCCAATAGCATGTGGGGCGGCCGTTTTGGCGAAGGCCCCGGGGATATCATGCGGGAGATAAATGCCTCGATTCCATTCGACAAGCGCCTTTGGCAGGAAGATATTGCCGGAAGCAAGGCCCATGCGCAAATGTTGGCGGCGAAGGGAATAATCTCCAGCGCAGACGAGAGCGCAATCCAGCAAGGTCTGTCCACCATCCACGCCGAATATGAGGCGAATGGCGTTCCGGAAGACTGGACGCTTGAAGATATTCATATGGTGACCGAAACCCGCCTGCGCGAACTGGTTGGCGAGCCGGCAGCACGGCTGCACACCGCAAGGTCGCGCAACGACCAGGTGGCGACCGATTTCCGCCTCTGGGTACGTGCTGCAATCGGCCAGATCGATACCGGGCTAAGGGCTTTTCAGTCGACGTTGGTCATGCGGGCGGACGAACATGCCGAAAGCATCATGCCGGGTTTTACCCATTTGCAGGTTGCTCAGCCGGTGACACTTGGCCATCACCTGATGGCCTATTATGAAATGGCAAAACGCGACCGCAGCCGGTTTGCGGACTGCGCGAACCGCCTGAACCATTCTCCATTAGGCGCTGCGGCGCTGGCCGGAACATCATTCCCTATCGACCGCGCGGCGACGGCGAAGTCGCTCGGCTTTGACGGCCCGATGGCGAACAGCCTCGATGCAGTGTCAGACCGCGATTTTGCGCTGGAGTTTTTAACCTGCGCCACACAGACGGCACTCCACTTGTCGCGCCTTGCCGAAGAAATGATCCTGTGGGCTTCGCAACCCTTCGGCTTTATCGCCCTGCCCGACGCATGGTCGACAGGAAGCTCCATAATGCCGCAAAAGCGGAACCCCGACGCAGCCGAATTGGTGCGCGGCCATGCGGGACGGATCATGGGCTGTATGACCAGCCTGATGGTCACGATGAAGGGTTTGCCGCTTGCCTATTCCAAGGACATGCAAGACGATAAGCCACCGGTGTTCGAGGCCTATGATCTGCTCGCGCTATCCATTGCGGCAATGACCGGTATGGTCGGTAATGTGTCGTTCAAGACGGAACGCATGCGCGATGTGGCTTCGTCCGGCTTTTCGACCGCGACCGATCTTGCAGACTGGCTTGTGCGTGAACATGGCATGCCGTTCCGCGAAGCCCATCATGTGACAGGCAGCGTTGTCAAAGCAACCGAGGCGCGCGGCATCGGCCTGGAAGCGGTTAGCGTAGATGACCTTGCTGCCGTTCATCCGCCGCTGGCGGGATGCACATTGCCCGATTTATCCGTCGAAGGGTCGGTCGCCAGCCGGACGAGCGCTGGCGGTACCGCGCCGCTTCGGGTAAGGGAAGCCATCGCGGTCGCGCGCAAGGAGCTTGAGGCATGA